ATTTCATTCTACATGAAGTGCTGCATCCCCGCAAGTCCCTGTTGTATTTTTATGCACCGGCTATACATGCTGTCATGCATGCCTCTCCGCTTCCTTCGCCGCGATCTGTGCATCCCTTTCCTTTTTCGAAAAAACACAGCCGCAGTAATACTGGCGGTACATGCCATATTCTTCGGAAAGCTCCACGGAACGCTTGTATCCGTTTTTCTTTTTAAAATCAGAATTTAAGTATGAAATCCCATATTCCTCAGATAAACGATCCCCGATCTCATTTAATTTTTCTGCATTTTTAAGCGGACTGATGGATAATGTCGTTGTAAAATAATCCATATGAAGTTTATTTGCAATCTCGGCCGATTCCCGGAGCCGCAGTTCATAGCAGCGGAAACACCTCTCACCGCCCTCTTTCACGTCCTCTAGTCCCTGCGCCATCTGATAAAAACGTTCTTTATCATAATTTCCCTCTACAAAAGAAACTGGATATTTTGCCGGCAGTCTCTCGACAAAGCGCTGCTGCTCTTTTACACGTTTAAAATATTCCTCTTCCGGATAAATATTCGGATTATAATAAAAAACCGTGATTTTAAAATACTGTGACAGATACTCTAAGCAGTAAGAACTGCAGGGTGCACAACAACTGTGTAACAGCAGGGTGGGCACTTTGTTCTCACTCTGGTTTTTCGCTATGGTCTCCTCAAGCATTTTCTGATAATTCTGTTTCAATTTTCTGCCTCCCATGACAATATTTCTTCTGCCCGCGCCCTCCATGTATGCCCGGTACAGAATGTCTGATATGCATTGTCCCGGATCTTTTCCCGAAGTCTGTCATTTTCCATCAGTTCTCCGACAGCTTCCGACAGCGAACCTATTTCTGACAGCGAATAAAACATCAGATCCTCCCTGTTTTTAAAATGCGAACGCCTGTACGGATTCTCATCTGTCAGCACCACAGTACGGTTTGCCATCCCGGCAATCGCCCTGTCATGGATGCCCCGGTTAAAAATCGGCGAAACATCAAGCATGATCTGGTTTCTCGCAATTTTCTCAAAAGAAAGATCAAAGGTAACCGGCTTTTCGATCGTCAGATATTTCTCATAGGGAGTCTGATATTTTTCCCATCCCTCACCGACTAACCGTACCGGTATCTTTCTTTTTAAAAGCTCATCAAGTGCCGCTTTCCTGAAATAATCCCTGATGTAGGCATCCGATGCATACATTGTATTCATAAAAAGAGCAAACTGCGCACTGTCAAGTTCCATGTCATTTTCTTTCAGGCATGCCCGAAATGCTTCCTCCATCGGAAGTTCCGGCGTCCCGATCCTCATTTCTATGATCCTTTTCATCAATCCGCAAAAAGGCTCCGGTGCTGCTTTCACAATATCATATACCTTATCCGGTGCATCATAAGTTCCTATAAAAAGGATCCGATCCGCAGGATTTTTTTCCCCGTCAAATAATGCAACCGTCGCTCCAAGCGGGAGCATATGCACGCTCTTTACATTTGGATGATATTTTCTGACATAATCAGCCTGTCCTTCATCCAGCACGATCACATGAAAATTTTTTGCCTGTGTCATCAGACAGTTATAATGAAATAATGGATGATCCAAAATATAATCGTAAAATGGACCATCGATCAGGTCTGTCACCGGTGTTCCGTCATCCATCGCAAGTCTTGGAAGCAGAGAGTTAAAGTCAAAAACTGCACGATATTTTTTTCCAAAAAATGGAGAAAGTACCTTATCAAGATCATCTTTGGATGTAAACTCACATACTGTCGTCTCATAGCCTGCTTCTTCAAACGCACCTGCAAGCTGATGGGCAAAAAAGTTTCCCGACAAATAACAGATTTCCCTGGAACAGAATACTAAAATCTTTTCCTGTGCTTTCATCCGTTTTTCCTCCCGTAAAATACAAACGGACTCCTGCTAAAAGTCTCCCCAAAGCAAAAGTCCGTTTTCATTCTCATTCCTTACTCTCTTACATAACGCAGGCACAAAATTCCAACTAAATATTCTACCACGCAAAGCACCATAAAAACAGTTGCTCCGGCGAAAACCCCTGCTACGATCTGAGCGATCACAGCAATCGCATGCAGCCAGACCGGTACATCATGCAGGCAGCAGGCAATCCCTGCTTCTAACAATACGATCAGACAAACCGGAACAACCGGCATATGCAGAGCAATAATTCCTGCCAGAATAACCGCAAGTGCTGCAACAATGACTGCAAACAGCATCAGCATACTCTGATTCTCTGCAAATAACGTTCCAAGGATACCCCCTATACTCTTTTTTCTGCGCTGCTTTATGGATACGCGCGGCTCCTCTTTTTTTACATAATTTTCAGGTTCACTCATACCTTAATACCTCTCCTCTTTCTGCTATAATGTCATCCGGTCAAATGATCTGCTTACCGGAAAACACGTCATCTTTCTGCATTATATCAATTTATATAAAAAAGAACAAGTAGTTTTCACTTTACCCTCTTTCAAAAAGGATGTATACTGATACAACGAAAATAATTATCTGACAGAAATGGAGAACCCGATGAATCATACAACGATCAACAAACCTGATACATGGTGTTCCATGTGGGGAAATGCAGTTTCAATCGCAGAACACCGGCCGGAAAGCTATGCAAAAGATATTACACTCCGCTATCCGGTCTATGCGCCATTTGACGGAACATCTTTAAGATTTACCTTTGACAATTACTGTGGAAGCGAACCTGTCTCTATCACAAAGGCAACCGTCTCCGTCGCGGACTTCAATACCAACAGCGATTCTGCCCCCAAAATTAATCTGTCCTGCCCGCAGAAGAAATCGACAACAACACAGATTACTTTTTGGGGCAATCCTTCTGTGACACTTGATGCACACAAGCGTATTGTAAGCGATGAAGTTTCCTTTCAGGTTCAGGCAGGACAGACACTTTGTGTCAATCTTTATTTTGCAGACTTTACGCTGATGCAGTCCGCTGTTCTGATCACAGGTCCTCTCTCGAAAGGATTTTTCTCACTGGGTGATCAGACATTAACAGAAGATCTTCCTCTTGATACAAGCAAAACGACAAGCTGGTTTTATTTTTTAAGCAATATTGATATTTTAACATCATCCGACAACCATGCTGTGATCTGCTATGGTGACTCCATTACCGCACAGGCATGGCCGGATGAACTAACGCTCCGTTTAAGACGTGAGGGCAGAAAACACACTTCCATCATCCGACGCGCTGCAAGCGGTACCAGAATTCTGCGCCAGTATGACTGCATTACCTATGATTCCTACGGTTTAAAAGGAAGCAACCGCTTTTTGCATGAAATACCGGCCGCCGGTGCCGATACTATCATTATCCAGCAGGGGATCAATGATATCATTCACCCGGTTGGAACAGATATCAATCCGTTCCGTCCCATGAGCGATCTTCCAACAGCAGAAGAACTCATAGACGGTCTCAAATGGTACACTGACCAGGCACACTCTCTTGGATTGTCTGTCTATATCGGAACACTGCTTCCGATCGAAGGCTGGCGTACCTATGCCCCGTTCCGTGAAGAACTGAAAAATAAAGTCAATGAATGGATCCGCCAGGCGGACGGCTTTGAAGGCTGCATTGATTTTGACCTTGCCGTACGTGACAGCACCAATCCTGCTGCATTCAAAGCAGGCTATGACAGTGGCGACCATCTTCACCCAAGCAGTGCCGGTTACAAGGCAATGGCTGATGCTGTATCTTTACGCTTCCTCTAAATGCTTTCTTACTCTCTGGATCAGCATCTCCAATGCAACCGCATTTTCGCCACCCTCCGGGATTATGATATCTGCACGGCGTTTACTCGGTTCCACAAACTGTTCATGCATCGGTTTTACAGTCGTTAAATACTGATTTATGACACTGTCTAAGGAGCGTCCACGGTCTTTTACATCTCTTACGATCCTTCTTAGAATACGCACATCCGCATCCGTATCTACAAATACACGGATATCCATCAGTTCACACAAGGCCGGCTCGGCAAAGATCAAAATACCCTCAAGTACGATCACCGGTGCCGGCTCCACAAGGATCGTCCTGTCGGAACGGTTGTGAACCGTATAATCATAGACCGGCATCTGCACGGCATTGCCCTTTTTCAGCTCTTTGATATGTTCACATAACAGTTCTGTATCAAATGCATCCGGATGATCATAATTTAACTTTGAGCGGTCTTCATAACTCATCTCATCATGGCGTTTATAATAATTATCATGACGCAGAATACTGACTTCATCACGTCCAAAGCTGTCAACCACTTTATCTGCCAGCGTCGTTTTCCCGCTTCCTGTTCCTCCTGCAATTCCAATTAAAATCGTATTTTTCTCTGCCATAATACCGTTTCCTTTCACATTCTGATATATAAAAAAGAATTTTCTTATTACAAAAAAAGCAAGCGGAACTTTTCAGAAACCACTTGCTCTTATCTGTCCGGACTTCCGGAAGTTATAAGCCAATAGTCGGACTCGAACCGACGACCTACGCATTACGAATGCGTTGCTCTACCAACTGAGCCATATTGGCAATTAATGTGGACTGTCTTTTGACTTGCGCCACACTCGACTAGTATATACATATATTATAAAAAATGCAATACCTTTTTTATATTTTTTTCTAAATTTTTGCAATATTTTATTTTCTATTGACTTTTCCTATGAAATGCATAAAATAATCTTGTTTACTTATTGTAAACAAAACATATATTTTTACAGTTACTATAAAACATCGCAGAAATGAGGATTATTATGGATATCGGAAAGCGTATGAAAGAACTGCGTATCCAGTATGGCCTGACACAGCAGGAACTCGCCGACCGCTCCGAACTGACCAAGGGATTTATTTCCCAGTTGGAACGTAACCAGAACTCTCCGTCTATTGGTACACTGCTCGATATCATACAGTGTCTCGGCACAACACCTGCCGAATTCTTTACGGACGAAGAACCGGAACAGATCGTATTTGAAAAAGATGACTATTTTGAAAAAATCAGTGAAGATGGAAATAAAATGATCGAATGGATCATTCCAAATGCACAGAAAAACAGTATGGAACCGGTACGCCTTACCTTAAAACCCGGCGGCTCCTCCGACACACACCTGCCACATACAGGGGAAGAATTTGGCTATGTATTAAAAGGAACTGTGCGTGTACTATATGGTGGAAGGGCTTATACCGTCCGCGCTGGCGAATCTTTTTATTTCCAGGCCGGTAAAAAACATCGTCTGGAAAATAATGGAAACCGCGATGCCATCTTAATCTGGGTATCTACGCCGCCGAGTTTTTAATTTTATCATGTAACCACTTAGAAAGGGATCATGTTTCTTCTGCTACCAATTAAGAAACGTTTTGAACACAAATGAGCAAAAAACTAATTAATCTGACAGGTATTTCAAAATCTTACGGCGACCATGTCGTATTAGATGATTTAAATTTATATATCCGTGAAAATGAATTTATCACACTTCTCGGTCCATCCGGCTGTGGAAAAACAACCACCCTTCGTATCATCGGCGGTTTTGAGACACCGGATGCCGGCAGTGTCATTTTTGACGGCAAAGATATCACATCATTACCTCCAAATGAGCGCAATTTAAATACTGTTTTCCAGAAATACGCACTTTTCCAGCATATGTCGATTGCAGAAAATATTGCATTCGGACTGCGTATTAAGAAAAAAAGCAAAGAATATATCAATGATAAGATCCGTTACGCCTTGAAGCTGGTAAATCTTGAAGGATTTGAAAACCGCTCTATCGACTCATTAAGCGGCGGTCAGCAGCAGCGTATCGCGATCGCGCGTGCCATTGTAAATGAGCCAAAAGTTCTTCTTTTAGATGAACCGCTCGGTGCTCTCGACCTAAAGCTCCGTCAGGACATGCAGTACGAACTGATCCGTCTGAAAAATGAGCTTGGCATTACATTCGTATTTGTTACCCACGATCAGGAAGAAGCACTTACCATATCTGATACGATTGTCGTTATGAATCAGGGTTACATCCAGCAGATCGGCACCCCCGAAATGATCTACAACGAACCTGTCAATGCATTTGTGGCTGATTTTATCGGTGACAGCAACATTATAAACGGAACCATGATCAAAGATAAGGTCGTGGAAATTTTAGGTGTAAAGATTCCATGTGTTGACGAAGGTTTCGGATGCAATACTCCGGTTGATGTCGTGATCCGTCCGGAAGATGTTGAGATCACGGAACCTGGCGCCGGTTTTATGGATGGTGACATTGTCTCTATTATATTTAAAGGTGTACACTATGAGATCAGTATCATGGCAAATGGTTATGAATGGCTTGTCCACACGACGAAAATGTATCCGGTCGGCACACATGTCGGCATCAACGTGATCCCGTTTAATATCCAGATCATGAACAAACCGGAATCTGAGGACGAGGAGGCTGTAGAGATCGATGCGTAAATTAGGCAGACAGCTTTTAGCAGGACCTTATCTTGTATGGATGATCGGATTTATCCTGCTGCCGATCGTTATTATCTTATATTATGCTTTTACAAACGCTTCCGGTACATTTACCTGGGATAATATTGCAGCGATCGCAGATCCGGTGCATGTAAAATCCATCCTGCTTTCCCTGAAACTCGGATTTTTCTGTACAATAGTCTGCCTGCTGCTTGCCTATCCGCTCGCCATTATCCTAAACAGTTTTCATTTTAAGCATCAGAGTTTCGTTGTATTTTTATTTGTACTTCCAATGTGGATGAACTTTATGCTGCGCATCCTTGCCTGGAGACTTTTACTTTCTAACAACGGTATCGTAAATGCCCTGTTTGGTTTCTTCGGTTTCGGTCCGGTAAAAATGTTAAACACACCGACTGCCGTTGTTTTCGGTATGGTATACGATTTTCTGCCGTTTATGATCCTGCCGATCTATAACTCCATGGCGCGCATCAAACTGGATGTCATTGAAGCTGCAAAAGACTTAGGAGCTGATTCAAAAATCGTACTGCTCCGTATTATTTTTCCGCTGACTCTCTCTGGTGTCATCAGTGGGATCGTAATGGTCTTTGTTCCGGCTCTCACATCTTTCGTGATCTCCGATCTGCTCGGTGGCGGTAAAGTGCTCTTGATCGGAAATGTCATTGAACAGGAATTTATGCAGGGAAGTAACTGGAACTTAGGTTCCGGGCTTTCCGTAGTACTTATGATTTTCGTCATCGCAAGTATGGCGGTCATGAATATCTTCGATAAAGATCAGGGAGGAACTGCTGTATGGTAAAGAAGGCTGCATCCCGCATTTATCTTGCGGTCATCTTTTTATTTTTATATCTTCCGATTCTTGTTTTGGTCATTTTGTCTTTCAATAATTCCAAATCAAGAGTTGTATGGGGTGGATTCACTTTAAAATGGTACGCTTCCTGTTTTACAGACGAAACGATCATGAATGCACTGACCATGACACTTCAGATCACATTCGCTGCCGCAGTACTCTCAACCCTGATCGGCACACTTGCTGCCATCGGGATCAGTGCCATGAAAAAACGTGGCACAACCCTGATGCTCGGTGCAACCAATATCCCGCTGTTAAACGCAGACATTGTGACCGGAATATCCCTCATGCTGCTTTTTGTAAAATTTTTAAATCTTGGATTTGTGACAGTACTCATCGCACATATTACATTTGATATTCCATATGTAATTTTGAATGTACTTCCAAAATTAAAGCAGATAAACAGAAACACATATGAAGCTGCCTTAGATCTTGGTGCCTCCCCGCTTTATGCCTTTTATAAAGTAACCTGGCCTGACATCAAATCCGGTGTATTTTCTGGATTTTTAATGGCAGTTACCATGTCGCTGGATGATTTTTCCATCACCTTTTTCACGAAAGGAGCCGGTGTAAATACGCTTTCTACTATGCTCTATACAGAACTTCGGAAAGGTGTACGTCCGGAACTTTATGCACTTTCCACACTGTTGTTTTTTGCTGCATTTTTGCTGCTTTTTATTATGAACCGCAGATCTGATAAGACAAACTGATATCTTTTTGGTGTGGCAATCTCTGCAAATATATTTTATTACTGATACGCCGTATTATCCGGCAGAACGCGAGGCTTTCATGAAAAAATATATGATTTTTCCGTTATTATTTTTGAGCACCCTTTTTATGGCAGGATGCGGAAATAAAGACACCGCTGATGACAATTCGCTGGTTGTTTTAAATTATGGAAAATATATGGACAGTTCTGTTTTAAAATTGTTCGAACAGGAAACAGGCATTCACGTCAAATTAGAGGAATACGAAAGTCCGGAAGAAATGTATACCAAATATAAAGCCGGTTCCATCGGTTATGACTTAATCTGCACTTCCGACTACATGGTAGAACGTCTGATCTCCGAAGGAGAGGCAAACAAAATCGACTTTGATCACTTTTCTTATTACCAGAATATAGATCCGTCGATCATTGATGCTGCAAGGATTTTTGACCCGGATGCATCCTATTCCATGCCATATTTTTATGGAACACTTGGTATCCTCTACAATACCACAATGGTCACAGATGACGAAGTATCGTCCTGGAACATTCTGTGGGATGAAAAGTACAAAGATTCCATTATCATGCAGAATTCTGTCCGCGATTCGTTTGTACCGGCTCTTCGCCTGTTAAATTATGACATCAACACAGAAAATGAAACGGAACTAAATAACGCAGTAGATCTTTTGATCAGGCAAAAACCGCTTGTCTACGCCTACTACGTAGATGAGACCGCTGATGAGATGGCCGCCGGCAATGCAGCAATGGCGCTGGTTTATTCCGGGGAAGCTGCCACTGCGATGGAATTAAACGATGATCTCTCCTATACAGTTCCAAAAGAGGGTTCGAACCTATGGATTGATTCCTGGTTTATGCCAAAGAGCTGCAAGAATCAGGAAAATGCCGAAAAATTTCTTGATTTTCTGTGCCGCGAGGATGTAGCTATGACTAATTTTGATTATGTCTGCTATGCCACACCCAATCTCGCCGTGATTGATGCGCTAGATGATGAAACCTTAAGTGATACCACGATTTTTCCACCACAGGAAACTTTAGATAACTGTACTGTGTACAAACAGTTTGACGAATCTACAATCTCTCTTTACAGTTATCTCTGGAAAAAATTAAAATCCGAATAATTTTTTCTTGCATTTGTAGTATGTATATGATATAGTAAGTCCACGCAGTTTTTTGCGTGGACTTTCCCCATTTATAGGCAGTAATATCTTCTCCTGCACCACAGGTATATCTCATATAACTCAGACATATCTGTATTTACAGGAGGTCATTATGACATATCAGACATTTAAACAGCAGATCAGACAATCTTTACAGGACGCATTCGGTTCTGATGTTTCCATTATCCTGCAGGATATTTTAAAAAATAACAATACCCACTTAGACGGTCTGACCGTTTTAACTCCGGGCTGTAATATTTCACCAACCATTTATCTGAATGACTACTTCCGCGAATATGAAAAAGGCCGATCTTTTCCTGATATCTGCGCCGAAATTCAAACGA
The Roseburia rectibacter DNA segment above includes these coding regions:
- a CDS encoding ABC transporter ATP-binding protein, with amino-acid sequence MSKKLINLTGISKSYGDHVVLDDLNLYIRENEFITLLGPSGCGKTTTLRIIGGFETPDAGSVIFDGKDITSLPPNERNLNTVFQKYALFQHMSIAENIAFGLRIKKKSKEYINDKIRYALKLVNLEGFENRSIDSLSGGQQQRIAIARAIVNEPKVLLLDEPLGALDLKLRQDMQYELIRLKNELGITFVFVTHDQEEALTISDTIVVMNQGYIQQIGTPEMIYNEPVNAFVADFIGDSNIINGTMIKDKVVEILGVKIPCVDEGFGCNTPVDVVIRPEDVEITEPGAGFMDGDIVSIIFKGVHYEISIMANGYEWLVHTTKMYPVGTHVGINVIPFNIQIMNKPESEDEEAVEIDA
- a CDS encoding epoxyqueuosine reductase QueH, whose translation is MGGRKLKQNYQKMLEETIAKNQSENKVPTLLLHSCCAPCSSYCLEYLSQYFKITVFYYNPNIYPEEEYFKRVKEQQRFVERLPAKYPVSFVEGNYDKERFYQMAQGLEDVKEGGERCFRCYELRLRESAEIANKLHMDYFTTTLSISPLKNAEKLNEIGDRLSEEYGISYLNSDFKKKNGYKRSVELSEEYGMYRQYYCGCVFSKKERDAQIAAKEAERHA
- a CDS encoding ABC transporter permease, encoding MVKKAASRIYLAVIFLFLYLPILVLVILSFNNSKSRVVWGGFTLKWYASCFTDETIMNALTMTLQITFAAAVLSTLIGTLAAIGISAMKKRGTTLMLGATNIPLLNADIVTGISLMLLFVKFLNLGFVTVLIAHITFDIPYVILNVLPKLKQINRNTYEAALDLGASPLYAFYKVTWPDIKSGVFSGFLMAVTMSLDDFSITFFTKGAGVNTLSTMLYTELRKGVRPELYALSTLLFFAAFLLLFIMNRRSDKTN
- a CDS encoding ABC transporter permease, which codes for MRKLGRQLLAGPYLVWMIGFILLPIVIILYYAFTNASGTFTWDNIAAIADPVHVKSILLSLKLGFFCTIVCLLLAYPLAIILNSFHFKHQSFVVFLFVLPMWMNFMLRILAWRLLLSNNGIVNALFGFFGFGPVKMLNTPTAVVFGMVYDFLPFMILPIYNSMARIKLDVIEAAKDLGADSKIVLLRIIFPLTLSGVISGIVMVFVPALTSFVISDLLGGGKVLLIGNVIEQEFMQGSNWNLGSGLSVVLMIFVIASMAVMNIFDKDQGGTAVW
- a CDS encoding GDSL-type esterase/lipase family protein; translated protein: MNHTTINKPDTWCSMWGNAVSIAEHRPESYAKDITLRYPVYAPFDGTSLRFTFDNYCGSEPVSITKATVSVADFNTNSDSAPKINLSCPQKKSTTTQITFWGNPSVTLDAHKRIVSDEVSFQVQAGQTLCVNLYFADFTLMQSAVLITGPLSKGFFSLGDQTLTEDLPLDTSKTTSWFYFLSNIDILTSSDNHAVICYGDSITAQAWPDELTLRLRREGRKHTSIIRRAASGTRILRQYDCITYDSYGLKGSNRFLHEIPAAGADTIIIQQGINDIIHPVGTDINPFRPMSDLPTAEELIDGLKWYTDQAHSLGLSVYIGTLLPIEGWRTYAPFREELKNKVNEWIRQADGFEGCIDFDLAVRDSTNPAAFKAGYDSGDHLHPSSAGYKAMADAVSLRFL
- a CDS encoding glycosyltransferase encodes the protein MKAQEKILVFCSREICYLSGNFFAHQLAGAFEEAGYETTVCEFTSKDDLDKVLSPFFGKKYRAVFDFNSLLPRLAMDDGTPVTDLIDGPFYDYILDHPLFHYNCLMTQAKNFHVIVLDEGQADYVRKYHPNVKSVHMLPLGATVALFDGEKNPADRILFIGTYDAPDKVYDIVKAAPEPFCGLMKRIIEMRIGTPELPMEEAFRACLKENDMELDSAQFALFMNTMYASDAYIRDYFRKAALDELLKRKIPVRLVGEGWEKYQTPYEKYLTIEKPVTFDLSFEKIARNQIMLDVSPIFNRGIHDRAIAGMANRTVVLTDENPYRRSHFKNREDLMFYSLSEIGSLSEAVGELMENDRLREKIRDNAYQTFCTGHTWRARAEEILSWEAEN
- a CDS encoding ABC transporter substrate-binding protein, encoding MKKYMIFPLLFLSTLFMAGCGNKDTADDNSLVVLNYGKYMDSSVLKLFEQETGIHVKLEEYESPEEMYTKYKAGSIGYDLICTSDYMVERLISEGEANKIDFDHFSYYQNIDPSIIDAARIFDPDASYSMPYFYGTLGILYNTTMVTDDEVSSWNILWDEKYKDSIIMQNSVRDSFVPALRLLNYDINTENETELNNAVDLLIRQKPLVYAYYVDETADEMAAGNAAMALVYSGEAATAMELNDDLSYTVPKEGSNLWIDSWFMPKSCKNQENAEKFLDFLCREDVAMTNFDYVCYATPNLAVIDALDDETLSDTTIFPPQETLDNCTVYKQFDESTISLYSYLWKKLKSE
- the udk gene encoding uridine kinase; the encoded protein is MAEKNTILIGIAGGTGSGKTTLADKVVDSFGRDEVSILRHDNYYKRHDEMSYEDRSKLNYDHPDAFDTELLCEHIKELKKGNAVQMPVYDYTVHNRSDRTILVEPAPVIVLEGILIFAEPALCELMDIRVFVDTDADVRILRRIVRDVKDRGRSLDSVINQYLTTVKPMHEQFVEPSKRRADIIIPEGGENAVALEMLIQRVRKHLEEA
- a CDS encoding cupin domain-containing protein, yielding MDIGKRMKELRIQYGLTQQELADRSELTKGFISQLERNQNSPSIGTLLDIIQCLGTTPAEFFTDEEPEQIVFEKDDYFEKISEDGNKMIEWIIPNAQKNSMEPVRLTLKPGGSSDTHLPHTGEEFGYVLKGTVRVLYGGRAYTVRAGESFYFQAGKKHRLENNGNRDAILIWVSTPPSF